One part of the Moorena sp. SIOASIH genome encodes these proteins:
- a CDS encoding AAA-like domain-containing protein, which yields MKKHNYQVGGSLPPDTLCYVRRRADQDLYQALVAGEFCYVLTSRQMGKSSLRVQTTHRLQGIGIHCGIVDLTEIGTQDLTADQWYASILRCLVSSFNLQVNLRAWWRSRSYLSPVKRLSDFIEEVLLAEVEGNLVIFIDEIDSILGLSFPIEDFFALIRACYNKRTEQLAYQRLSFVLLGVATPSDLIVDKQRTPFNIGRGIELSGFTLEEAETLALGFSDSVNNPKALLREILAFTGGQPLLTQKLCQLILEDIEHCTRLLSQEETSDPATGNSGEEFTTTVSKTVSKKYFGKRCTVNPTSIEYLVGRRIIDNWEVQDEPEHLRTIRDRILSNQQRAGRLLGLYQQILQQGAVAADDSWEQMELLLSGLVVKSEGKVRVRNPIYAAVFNCDWVSKQLSNLRPYATSLRAWFNGDCQDESRLLRGQALLDALAWADSRSLSDQDYQFLSASQALDKREAQRAEAARTKAVAIQLTKEKEISRLQKLLLATVSTAFLVSASLGLIAFREYQNAAINEINAIAKSSEAFYASNHKLDALIYAIKAWKKLQQLAGAKTNTQTQVEKVEKMLWRIIYEIKEYNRFSGHQAAVYDLVFSPDGEMIASASGDKTVKLWQRDGTLLNTLEGHIEQVKGVAFSPDGKMIASASADNTVKLWTKDGILLNTFTNNSAGFEAVVFSPDGKLVASASEDNTVKLWNLEGKLHKLLTGHSAGVEGIAFSPDGEMIASASEDNTVKLWTIEGRLLRTLTGHGSGVEAVAFSPDGEMIASASEDNTVKLWAKDGRLLKTLTGHRDEVYGVAFSPDGERIASASEDNTIKVWTKEGRLLTILEGHRDEVEGVAFSPDGKIIASASEDNTIKLWKQNSTLYTTLTGHCNGVRAVAFSPDGNLIASASSDKTVKLWQPDGTLKLTRTNHSAIVTGVAFSPDGDIIASASTDKRVKLWDKHGTFLATLNNHSAGVEGVVFSPDGQIIASASEDKTIKLWQRDGSLLTTLEGHSNEVEGVAFSPNGKIIASASEDKTIKLWKIDSTCTGLAKPTQNSNLLPECWSNSFYTLTGHEDEVKTVAISPDGELIASGSEDKTVKVWQGDSKDWNLTKPKLLHTLTGHSDRITGVTFSPDGNLIASASADKTVKLWQRDGGTLRTTLTAHQDEVEGIAFSQDGKILASASADSNVILWNVDQVLDLDQVLTYSCDWLQDYLSTNAELEKSDRTLCDQIKELKRE from the coding sequence ATGAAAAAGCACAACTATCAAGTTGGCGGGAGTTTACCCCCTGATACCCTCTGCTATGTGCGCCGTAGAGCAGATCAGGATTTGTATCAGGCTCTGGTAGCGGGTGAGTTTTGCTATGTCCTTACCTCCAGGCAAATGGGTAAGTCTTCTTTGAGGGTGCAAACTACTCACCGATTACAAGGAATAGGCATCCACTGTGGAATCGTTGATTTGACGGAAATTGGTACCCAAGATTTGACAGCAGACCAGTGGTATGCTAGTATATTACGCTGTCTGGTGAGCAGCTTCAACCTCCAGGTCAATTTACGCGCTTGGTGGCGCTCACGCTCTTATCTATCCCCAGTGAAGCGTCTTAGTGATTTTATTGAGGAGGTGCTACTGGCAGAGGTTGAGGGAAATTTGGTGATCTTTATTGATGAAATCGATAGCATTCTCGGTTTATCGTTCCCCATTGAAGATTTTTTTGCCCTAATCCGAGCCTGTTACAACAAGCGCACAGAACAGCTAGCCTACCAACGCCTCAGTTTTGTTTTGTTAGGGGTAGCCACTCCCTCGGATTTGATCGTAGATAAGCAACGGACTCCGTTTAATATCGGACGGGGGATTGAGTTATCTGGATTTACTCTGGAAGAAGCCGAAACTCTAGCGCTAGGATTTAGTGACAGCGTTAACAATCCCAAAGCCTTACTTAGGGAAATCTTGGCGTTTACGGGAGGACAGCCTTTACTGACTCAAAAGCTATGTCAGCTGATTCTAGAGGATATAGAGCATTGTACTAGACTTCTTTCACAAGAGGAAACTTCGGATCCCGCAACAGGGAACAGTGGAGAAGAATTCACCACTACAGTATCAAAAACAGTATCAAAAAAGTACTTTGGCAAGAGGTGTACTGTCAATCCCACATCGATTGAGTACCTTGTGGGTAGGCGAATTATCGACAACTGGGAAGTCCAAGATGAACCAGAGCATCTGAGAACCATACGCGATCGCATTCTCAGCAATCAGCAACGGGCTGGACGGTTATTAGGACTTTATCAGCAAATTCTGCAACAGGGAGCAGTAGCCGCAGATGACAGTTGGGAACAAATGGAATTGCTACTGTCAGGATTAGTGGTCAAGAGTGAGGGAAAGGTTAGGGTTCGTAACCCCATTTATGCTGCTGTTTTCAACTGTGATTGGGTCAGCAAGCAACTATCAAATCTTCGTCCCTATGCCACAAGTCTAAGAGCTTGGTTCAATGGTGATTGTCAGGATGAATCGAGACTATTGCGAGGTCAAGCATTACTAGATGCCCTAGCTTGGGCAGATTCCCGTAGCCTGAGTGACCAAGATTATCAGTTCTTATCGGCTAGCCAAGCTTTGGATAAACGGGAAGCTCAACGGGCTGAAGCCGCACGAACTAAAGCCGTGGCAATACAATTGACCAAAGAAAAAGAAATTTCCCGACTGCAAAAGCTCCTGCTGGCTACAGTGAGCACAGCATTTCTAGTGTCCGCTAGTTTAGGTCTGATCGCTTTCCGGGAGTACCAAAATGCTGCCATTAACGAAATTAATGCGATCGCTAAATCCTCTGAAGCGTTCTATGCCTCCAATCACAAGTTGGATGCCTTGATCTACGCCATTAAGGCTTGGAAAAAACTGCAACAGTTAGCTGGGGCAAAGACAAATACCCAGACTCAAGTTGAGAAAGTTGAGAAAATGCTCTGGCGAATCATTTATGAGATTAAGGAGTACAATCGCTTCTCAGGACATCAGGCTGCAGTTTACGACCTGGTTTTTAGCCCGGATGGTGAGATGATTGCCTCGGCTAGTGGTGACAAGACCGTCAAACTCTGGCAGCGGGACGGCACTCTATTAAACACCCTAGAAGGCCATATCGAGCAAGTTAAGGGAGTGGCTTTTAGCCCAGATGGTAAGATGATTGCCTCCGCTAGTGCCGACAACACTGTCAAACTTTGGACAAAAGACGGCATCTTGCTAAACACCTTCACTAACAATAGTGCTGGGTTTGAAGCAGTAGTCTTCAGCCCGGATGGTAAGCTAGTCGCCTCCGCTAGTGAAGACAACACTGTCAAACTTTGGAACCTAGAGGGCAAGTTACACAAACTCCTGACAGGGCATAGTGCAGGAGTTGAAGGAATAGCGTTTAGCCCCGATGGTGAGATGATAGCTTCCGCCTCTGAAGACAATACTGTCAAACTCTGGACTATCGAGGGTAGGTTGCTTAGAACCTTGACAGGCCATGGGAGTGGAGTTGAAGCAGTAGCGTTTAGCCCCGATGGTGAGATGATAGCTTCTGCCTCTGAAGACAATACTGTCAAGCTCTGGGCTAAAGACGGTAGGTTGCTTAAAACCTTAACAGGACATCGGGACGAAGTTTATGGAGTTGCTTTCAGTCCCGATGGTGAGCGAATTGCCTCCGCTAGTGAGGATAATACCATTAAAGTCTGGACAAAAGAGGGCAGGTTGCTCACTATCTTAGAAGGTCATCGGGATGAGGTAGAGGGAGTAGCATTCAGCCCCGATGGTAAAATAATTGCTTCTGCTAGTGAGGACAATACCATTAAGCTTTGGAAACAAAACAGTACCTTGTACACAACCCTTACTGGTCATTGCAATGGGGTGAGGGCAGTGGCATTCAGTCCCGATGGTAACCTGATTGCTTCAGCCAGTAGCGACAAAACTGTCAAACTCTGGCAACCAGACGGCACCTTGAAACTTACCAGAACTAACCATAGCGCTATAGTTACGGGAGTAGCATTCAGTCCCGATGGTGACATTATTGCTTCTGCAAGTACTGACAAGAGAGTGAAACTCTGGGATAAACATGGCACCTTCCTAGCTACCCTGAATAACCATTCCGCTGGGGTTGAGGGAGTAGTGTTCAGTCCCGATGGTCAGATAATTGCTTCAGCCTCTGAAGATAAAACCATTAAACTCTGGCAGCGGGATGGTAGCTTGCTAACTACCCTAGAAGGTCATAGCAATGAGGTGGAGGGAGTAGCGTTCAGTCCCAATGGTAAGATAATTGCTTCAGCCTCTGAAGATAAAACCATAAAACTGTGGAAGATAGATAGTACCTGTACAGGGCTTGCAAAACCAACTCAAAACAGCAATTTACTACCGGAATGCTGGAGCAATAGTTTCTATACTCTCACAGGCCATGAGGATGAGGTGAAAACAGTGGCAATTAGCCCTGATGGTGAGCTAATTGCTTCCGGTAGTGAGGATAAGACAGTCAAAGTTTGGCAGGGGGACAGTAAAGACTGGAATCTGACCAAACCAAAACTGCTACATACCCTGACAGGACACAGTGACCGGATTACGGGAGTGACCTTCAGCCCCGATGGTAACCTGATTGCTTCTGCCAGTGCTGACAAGACTGTGAAACTTTGGCAGCGGGATGGTGGTACCTTGCGGACTACCCTCACCGCACATCAGGATGAGGTAGAGGGAATCGCCTTCAGCCAAGATGGGAAAATCCTAGCCTCCGCTAGTGCTGATAGTAATGTGATTTTGTGGAATGTGGATCAAGTCCTCGATCTTGATCAAGTCCTAACCTATAGTTGTGATTGGCTCCAGGATTATTTGAGCACAAATGCTGAGCTAGAAAAAAGCGATCGCACTCTTTGTGATCAGATTAAGGAATTGAAAAGGGAGTAG
- a CDS encoding AAA-like domain-containing protein encodes MSVEEALAMVDTVIKPERLNAVQELVLRQCWSGQTYQEIAEGSGYDADYIRVVGSRLWHILSEVFGEKITKNNIRSVLRDRLREVELEQLPEVELELPTEMELPRGVVPLNSSFYIERPPNDSLCYETVLQPGALIRIKAPRQMGKTSLMVRVLDHARASGFRTVALSLQQADANVFTDLERFLQWFCATVTRSLELPNRLTDYWDDIFGSSGNTTDYFENYLLKEIDTPMVLALDEVNLLFNYPAIATDFLGLLRAWYEKAKYGVTGSTIWQKLRLIIIHSTDVYIALHIHQSPFNVGLSIELPEFTKAQVQELARRHGIDWGSDDSSFNHVSLIMAKVGGNPCLLRVALYHLRRGDVTFEELLNSAASESGIYHDDLRRQWWNLQQYPQLVAAYRTVVKSSQPVELEQKLAFKLQSLGLVQLHKQGAVPSCDLYRQYFSTHLG; translated from the coding sequence ATGAGTGTTGAAGAAGCATTGGCGATGGTAGATACGGTCATCAAACCCGAACGCTTAAACGCTGTTCAAGAACTGGTGCTCCGCCAATGTTGGTCAGGACAAACTTATCAAGAGATTGCTGAGGGGTCTGGTTACGACGCCGATTACATTCGGGTGGTTGGCTCCCGGTTGTGGCATATCCTCTCAGAGGTGTTTGGAGAGAAGATCACAAAAAATAACATTCGTTCTGTTCTTAGGGACCGATTACGAGAGGTCGAGCTTGAGCAGTTGCCAGAGGTCGAGCTGGAATTACCTACAGAGATGGAATTACCTAGAGGTGTGGTGCCTCTGAATTCCTCTTTTTATATCGAGCGTCCCCCCAATGACTCTCTATGTTACGAAACAGTGTTGCAGCCAGGGGCATTAATCCGAATTAAAGCCCCTAGACAGATGGGTAAAACCTCCCTGATGGTGAGGGTTCTCGATCACGCTAGAGCATCTGGCTTCCGCACAGTTGCTCTGAGCTTGCAGCAAGCCGATGCCAATGTCTTTACGGATTTAGAACGATTTTTACAATGGTTCTGTGCTACAGTCACTCGTAGCCTAGAATTACCAAATCGACTGACTGATTATTGGGATGATATCTTTGGCAGCAGTGGAAATACCACAGATTACTTCGAGAATTATCTATTAAAAGAAATAGATACACCGATGGTATTGGCATTAGATGAGGTCAACCTGTTGTTTAATTACCCTGCCATTGCCACGGATTTCCTGGGTTTGTTGCGAGCTTGGTATGAAAAAGCCAAATACGGTGTAACCGGTAGCACAATTTGGCAAAAACTGCGCTTAATTATTATACATTCTACTGACGTTTATATTGCGTTACATATCCACCAATCCCCCTTTAATGTGGGATTATCTATTGAATTGCCAGAGTTTACTAAGGCCCAAGTGCAAGAATTAGCCCGTCGCCACGGAATCGATTGGGGTAGTGATGATTCGAGCTTCAATCACGTGTCATTAATTATGGCTAAAGTAGGAGGAAATCCTTGTCTTTTAAGGGTAGCGTTATATCATCTTAGGCGCGGTGACGTTACCTTTGAGGAGTTATTGAATTCAGCAGCAAGCGAATCGGGAATTTACCATGATGACCTTCGACGACAATGGTGGAATCTACAGCAATATCCACAACTGGTCGCAGCCTATCGAACAGTAGTGAAGTCATCCCAGCCAGTGGAATTAGAGCAAAAGCTAGCCTTTAAGTTGCAAAGTTTAGGATTAGTACAGCTCCATAAACAGGGGGCTGTGCCTAGTTGTGATTTGTATCGTCAGTACTTTAGTACTCACCTGGGTTAA
- a CDS encoding bifunctional diguanylate cyclase/phosphodiesterase, whose product MFARSNNDQQPVERFQDSTFNDLLIPWLNPDSLRRRLRQVIQRSKWYKGYRFAVLLVALERFKVIQFSMGRQVGSKLLQAFDSRLTDALNSTSNYTVNYTVNYTVNYTVARWSEDELAILLENINDVSEACLVAEQICASLRTPFSIDDHDIFLSANIGIASNDRDDYQPSAFLDNASLALYRAKMESNTGYELFTPAMRTRSVERLELEDSLRLGIKRQELRLYYQPIVSLETHKLAGFEALVRWEHPERGLLLPAEFIPVAEETKLIVPLGWWVLREACQQMCQWQQQFPQYQDLTISVNVSSLQLSQPDLIGKIDTILWDSGLDAKSLKLEITESVLLETTAVVLLEKLKQRQIQLCIDDFGTGYSGFSYLPNFPIDILKIDRSFVKGMSDDHKHGKILRCMVNLANDLGIHVVAEGVETEKQLGQLCDWRCQYGQGYWFSKPLNPEATEACLEALSVGRWRDREMGRWGDGEMGR is encoded by the coding sequence GTGTTCGCTAGAAGTAACAATGATCAGCAACCTGTAGAAAGGTTTCAGGATTCTACCTTTAATGACCTCCTGATTCCCTGGCTCAACCCAGATAGTTTGAGGAGACGGTTGAGGCAAGTAATCCAGAGGTCAAAGTGGTATAAGGGTTATCGATTCGCCGTCTTATTGGTGGCTTTGGAACGTTTCAAAGTCATTCAGTTTAGTATGGGACGGCAAGTGGGCTCAAAATTGCTACAGGCTTTTGATTCTCGCTTGACTGATGCCCTGAATTCTACCTCTAACTATACCGTTAACTATACCGTTAACTATACCGTTAACTATACAGTGGCGCGGTGGTCCGAAGATGAATTAGCAATCTTGCTCGAAAACATTAACGATGTCAGTGAAGCATGCTTGGTAGCAGAACAGATTTGCGCTAGCCTGCGGACGCCTTTTTCAATTGATGACCATGACATCTTTTTGAGTGCCAATATTGGAATTGCTAGCAATGACAGGGATGATTACCAACCCTCTGCTTTTCTTGACAACGCCAGTCTAGCTCTTTATCGAGCCAAAATGGAGAGTAACACTGGCTATGAGCTATTTACCCCTGCCATGCGCACCCGGAGTGTAGAGCGGTTGGAGTTAGAAGATAGTTTACGCTTGGGTATTAAGCGCCAAGAATTGCGGCTTTATTACCAGCCAATTGTGTCTCTTGAAACCCATAAGCTGGCTGGCTTTGAAGCACTGGTGCGCTGGGAGCATCCGGAACGGGGACTGCTGTTGCCAGCAGAATTTATTCCGGTGGCAGAAGAAACAAAGCTGATTGTGCCATTGGGTTGGTGGGTACTACGGGAGGCTTGCCAACAAATGTGCCAGTGGCAACAACAGTTTCCCCAATATCAGGATTTAACCATCAGCGTTAACGTCTCTAGTTTACAATTATCCCAACCAGATCTAATTGGTAAAATCGACACAATATTGTGGGATTCTGGTCTGGATGCCAAGAGTTTGAAACTGGAAATCACAGAAAGTGTACTGCTTGAAACCACTGCAGTGGTTCTGTTGGAGAAACTCAAACAGCGACAGATTCAGTTGTGCATTGATGATTTTGGGACTGGCTATTCTGGCTTCAGTTACTTGCCAAATTTTCCCATAGATATATTAAAAATTGACCGCTCTTTTGTCAAAGGCATGAGTGATGATCACAAACATGGGAAAATTTTGCGGTGCATGGTGAACTTGGCAAACGACCTCGGTATACATGTAGTGGCAGAGGGAGTGGAGACCGAAAAGCAATTGGGACAGCTTTGTGATTGGCGTTGTCAATATGGACAGGGGTATTGGTTTTCTAAACCTTTAAATCCCGAAGCTACTGAAGCCTGCTTAGAGGCTCTAAGTGTGGGGAGATGGAGAGATAGGGAGATGGGGAGATGGGGAGATGGGGAGATGGGGAGATGA
- a CDS encoding cytosine deaminase has protein sequence MIPTAERYWLTNAYVPFCLLENSNVCDRNEQGLCLVDIEINQGAIAAIVPKAIVPKGEQNTMVEKSRYVNANSSVEASTDTSNIPSHIPSINLRQGQVWPCFLDIHTHLDKGHIWERSPNPDGTFNSACLTGDADAETYWQRSDLYRRMEFGLKCSYAHGTKAIRTHIDWVGEQSAISLGVFQTLQKEWQDRITLQAVSLVTLDYYQTPAGITLADTIAEIGGILGGVAYSNQDLDAQLDTVFSLAKERNLNLDFHADENGNPDSHCLRHIAQAAIRHQFTGKIICGHCCSLAVQPLEEVAETLKLVKAAGIAIVSLPMCNLYLQDRQANCTPSWRGVTRLHEIKQQGIPVTLASDNCRDPFYGFGDHDVLEVFTQAVRIAHLDMPIGDWPCAVTKTAADLMGLPEMGRIGVGLPADLILFKGRHFSELLSRPQHDRIILRQGKSIDTRLPDYAELDELEN, from the coding sequence ATGATTCCCACAGCCGAACGATACTGGCTCACAAATGCCTATGTACCATTTTGTCTACTGGAAAACAGCAACGTTTGCGATCGCAACGAGCAGGGTTTGTGCTTAGTTGATATTGAAATTAATCAGGGAGCCATTGCTGCGATAGTGCCAAAGGCGATTGTTCCCAAGGGGGAGCAAAACACGATGGTCGAAAAGAGCCGCTACGTGAACGCAAACAGTAGTGTTGAAGCTAGCACAGATACCAGTAACATACCTAGTCACATACCCAGTATAAATCTCAGGCAAGGACAAGTATGGCCGTGTTTTCTTGATATACACACCCATCTGGATAAAGGTCATATTTGGGAAAGGTCTCCCAATCCTGATGGTACCTTTAATAGTGCCTGTCTGACCGGAGATGCTGATGCGGAAACCTATTGGCAACGGTCAGATTTATATCGGCGCATGGAATTTGGACTCAAATGTAGCTATGCTCATGGCACCAAAGCTATCCGCACCCACATTGACTGGGTTGGAGAACAAAGTGCGATTAGCCTAGGCGTTTTCCAAACCCTCCAGAAGGAATGGCAAGACAGAATTACCCTACAAGCGGTGTCTCTAGTTACACTAGATTACTATCAAACTCCCGCTGGCATTACCTTAGCCGACACAATTGCTGAAATCGGAGGCATACTTGGGGGGGTAGCCTATAGCAACCAAGACCTGGATGCTCAACTCGATACTGTTTTCTCCCTAGCTAAGGAGAGAAACCTCAACCTAGATTTCCATGCTGATGAAAACGGTAATCCCGATTCCCATTGCTTACGACACATTGCCCAAGCTGCGATTCGTCATCAGTTTACCGGAAAAATTATTTGTGGTCACTGTTGCAGTTTAGCAGTGCAACCCTTAGAGGAGGTTGCGGAAACTCTCAAGTTAGTCAAAGCAGCAGGAATTGCTATTGTTAGCTTACCGATGTGCAATCTTTATCTACAAGATCGACAGGCTAACTGTACACCGTCCTGGCGGGGAGTCACCAGGCTACATGAAATTAAACAACAGGGTATTCCGGTAACCTTGGCTAGTGATAATTGTCGAGACCCCTTTTATGGATTTGGAGATCATGATGTATTAGAAGTGTTTACCCAAGCGGTACGGATTGCCCATTTAGATATGCCCATCGGTGATTGGCCCTGTGCTGTAACCAAGACAGCCGCTGATTTAATGGGTTTACCCGAGATGGGTAGGATTGGGGTGGGACTCCCGGCAGATTTGATTTTGTTTAAGGGACGCCATTTCAGTGAACTTTTGTCCCGTCCCCAGCATGACCGAATTATCTTGCGTCAGGGTAAGTCAATTGATACTAGGTTGCCGGATTATGCTGAGTTGGATGAGTTAGAGAATTAA
- a CDS encoding DUF4058 family protein produces the protein MPSIFPGMDPYLEHPDLWPEVHHWLISLIAECLIPQVRPKYKVAIEKRIYQINKTNQDDVLLVGIPDVTVKRQPNTEDSLTSNVAVAQPTTKPVTVMVPMPEEIKQGYLEVRDMTTGAVVTAIEVLSPVNKRSGDGRETYLKKRQRVLGSLTNLVEIDLLRAWKPMPLLDNTIESDYRVLVSREERRPRAELYTCNLPEQLPAFSLPLRPEDSEPIVDLQAIINSVYDRGGYDYQLDYDQEPVPALSDKNRIWAQELLRTTI, from the coding sequence ATTTAGAGCATCCAGATTTATGGCCAGAAGTACATCACTGGTTGATTAGTTTAATTGCTGAGTGTTTAATTCCTCAGGTACGTCCGAAGTATAAAGTAGCTATTGAAAAGCGGATTTATCAAATTAATAAAACTAACCAAGATGACGTCTTATTAGTTGGAATTCCTGATGTTACTGTTAAACGTCAACCCAATACTGAAGATTCTCTGACCTCTAACGTTGCTGTTGCTCAACCAACCACAAAACCGGTGACAGTAATGGTTCCTATGCCTGAAGAAATCAAGCAAGGGTATTTGGAAGTAAGAGATATGACTACTGGTGCTGTGGTAACCGCTATCGAAGTTTTATCTCCAGTTAATAAGCGCTCTGGTGACGGTAGAGAAACTTACCTGAAAAAACGCCAACGGGTGTTAGGAAGCTTGACCAATTTAGTGGAGATAGATTTGCTACGAGCCTGGAAACCAATGCCACTCTTAGATAATACTATTGAGAGCGATTATCGGGTTTTGGTTAGTCGAGAAGAGCGTCGCCCACGAGCCGAGTTATATACTTGTAATCTCCCAGAGCAACTACCAGCTTTTTCCCTACCATTACGTCCAGAAGATTCTGAACCGATAGTAGATTTACAAGCTATAATTAATAGCGTTTATGATCGAGGAGGTTATGATTACCAACTCGATTATGACCAAGAGCCAGTACCAGCTTTATCTGATAAAAATCGGATATGGGCGCAGGAGTTGTTGAGAACTACTATCTAG